One genomic region from Biomphalaria glabrata chromosome 7, xgBioGlab47.1, whole genome shotgun sequence encodes:
- the LOC129927328 gene encoding uncharacterized protein LOC129927328, whose protein sequence is MEDLIELSVEDHITLRMEDLIELSVEDHITLRMEDLIELSVEDLITLRMEDLIELSVEDLITLRMEDLIELSVEDHITLRMEDLIELSVEDLITLRMEDLIELSVEDLITLRMEDLIELSVEDLITLRMEDLIELSVEDLITLRMEDLIELSV, encoded by the coding sequence atggAAGACCTAATAGAACTGAGCGTGGAGGACCATATAACACTGAGAATGGAAGACCTAATAGAACTGAGCGTGGAGGACCATATAACACTGAGAATGGAAGATCTAATAGAACTGAGCGTGGAGGACCTCATAACACTGAGAATGGAAGATCTAATAGAACTGAGCGTGGAGGACCTCATAACACTGAGAATGGAAGACCTAATAGAACTGAGCGTGGAGGACCATATAACACTGAGAATGGAAGACCTAATAGAACTGAGCGTGGAGGACCTCATAACACTGAGAATGGAAGATCTAATAGAACTGAGCGTGGAGGACCTCATAACACTGAGAATGGAAGATCTAATAGAACTGAGCGTGGAGGACCTCATAACACTGAGAATGGAAGACCTAATAGAACTGAGCGTGGAGGACCTCATAACACTGAGAATGGAAGACCTAATAGAACTGAGCGTGTAG